The following are encoded together in the Falsiruegeria litorea R37 genome:
- a CDS encoding pyridoxal phosphate-dependent aminotransferase has translation MQLSHRITHLTGGGSDGWDVFYRARRMKAEGVPVAELTIGEHDIRTHASILAAMDASAKGGHTGYAMVPGVASLRETVAKRIEAQTGVPTTADNVLITPGGQAALFAAHAATCNSGDTALYLDPYYATYPGTIRGVGAIAKAVQTHAEDAFQPRAADIDAAAEGAVSLLINSPNNPTGVVYSRETLEGIAEVCKTRDLWLISDEVYDTQVWEGEHISPRALPGMAERTLIVGSMSKSHAMTGSRCGWIVGPEKVINHLINLATHTTYGVPGFIQDAADFALNAGAELEAEVAAPFRRRRQLAKEILAGQNTLGLVPAQGAMYLMLDVRATGMSGEEFANALLDTHHIAVMPGESFGKAAAGHIRVAMTIADEAFAQALQTLCTFAAERANTVAAQ, from the coding sequence ATGCAGCTGTCGCATCGCATCACACATTTGACGGGTGGTGGTTCTGACGGATGGGACGTGTTCTATCGCGCCCGTCGGATGAAGGCCGAGGGCGTTCCGGTCGCGGAATTGACCATCGGCGAGCATGACATTCGAACGCACGCCTCGATTCTGGCGGCGATGGATGCCTCGGCCAAAGGTGGCCATACGGGCTATGCCATGGTCCCGGGCGTCGCGTCGTTGCGTGAAACCGTGGCCAAACGGATCGAAGCGCAGACAGGCGTGCCGACAACGGCAGACAATGTGCTGATCACACCCGGCGGTCAGGCGGCGTTGTTTGCAGCCCATGCCGCCACCTGCAATTCGGGTGATACTGCGCTGTATCTTGACCCGTACTACGCCACCTATCCGGGCACAATTCGGGGCGTTGGGGCCATCGCTAAGGCAGTTCAAACCCATGCTGAGGATGCGTTTCAACCGCGCGCTGCGGACATTGATGCAGCCGCCGAGGGAGCGGTGTCTTTGCTGATCAATTCGCCCAACAATCCCACGGGCGTTGTCTATTCCCGCGAAACCCTGGAAGGGATCGCCGAGGTTTGCAAGACGCGCGATCTGTGGCTGATCTCGGACGAGGTGTATGACACGCAAGTGTGGGAGGGCGAGCATATCTCCCCCCGCGCCCTGCCCGGCATGGCCGAGCGGACGCTAATTGTTGGTTCGATGTCGAAGTCCCACGCCATGACCGGCTCGCGCTGTGGCTGGATCGTGGGTCCCGAGAAAGTCATAAACCATCTGATCAACCTGGCCACCCATACCACCTATGGCGTGCCCGGGTTCATTCAGGACGCGGCCGATTTTGCGCTGAATGCCGGTGCTGAACTGGAAGCAGAAGTTGCCGCGCCGTTCCGCCGCCGCAGGCAGCTGGCCAAAGAGATCCTGGCGGGCCAGAACACGCTCGGCCTAGTCCCTGCGCAAGGGGCGATGTACCTGATGCTGGATGTCCGGGCGACGGGCATGAGCGGCGAAGAATTTGCCAACGCTCTGTTGGACACGCATCATATCGCGGTCATGCCGGGCGAAAGCTTTGGCAAGGCCGCCGCCGGGCACATCCGGGTGGCCATGACAATCGCGGATGAGGCGTTTGCCCAGGCGCTGCAGACGCTCTGCACTTTTGCGGCCGAGCGTGCCAATACCGTGGCCGCGCAGTAA
- a CDS encoding outer membrane protein: MKLLVPAVTSIALLGAPAAMAADWTGPYAGFSIGHADVDGPGAADGKETTFGGHIGYDYDFGDFVVGSELELTRFDLGLPAGGGTIDNVANLKLKGGYDFGSALGYAVVGASRAYTSLGNESGYVYGLGVAYQVNEQFTVSGEVLQHKFSNVNSTSSDLDSTSVNLRASFRF; encoded by the coding sequence ATGAAACTCTTGGTTCCCGCAGTAACCTCAATCGCGCTGCTTGGCGCACCTGCCGCTATGGCCGCAGATTGGACCGGTCCCTATGCCGGTTTCAGCATCGGACATGCCGATGTTGACGGACCCGGCGCGGCGGATGGCAAAGAAACCACCTTTGGCGGTCACATCGGTTATGACTATGACTTTGGCGATTTCGTCGTTGGTAGCGAATTAGAGCTCACTCGCTTTGACCTTGGCCTGCCAGCAGGTGGGGGCACCATCGACAATGTGGCCAACCTCAAACTGAAGGGCGGTTATGACTTTGGCTCCGCGCTTGGCTATGCCGTGGTTGGTGCCTCACGGGCCTATACGTCGCTGGGAAATGAGAGCGGCTATGTCTACGGCTTGGGTGTCGCCTATCAGGTGAACGAGCAGTTCACAGTCAGCGGCGAAGTCTTGCAGCACAAGTTCAGCAATGTGAACTCGACATCATCAGATCTGGATTCCACGTCCGTGAACTTGCGCGCCTCGTTCCGGTTCTAA
- a CDS encoding trimethylamine methyltransferase family protein, translating to MNDQSRSTSRSGGRAARRAARAAALPDHLRPVRHGMESRALNLLGQQDMERIHSAALDALETIGLADAPQSGIDYLVGAGCTLGDDGRIRFPRALVEDMLTKANRDVVLYSRDGKTDLDLSGAKVHYGTAGAAVSMVDANGRNYRDSTVQDLHDAARICQHLDNIHFVQRPMVCRDIPDNREMDLNTIYACTSGTFKHIGTSFTEPSYVKPALEMLHMIAGGEDKWRARPFMSNSNCFVVPPMKFATEACEVMEECIKGGMPVLLLSAGMAGATAPSTVAGAIVQATAECLAGLVYVNAVKPGHPAIMGTWPFGLDLRTGAMTVGSGEQALLSAGCAQMHRFYDLPGGAAAGAADSKLPDMQAGWEQMCSAVMTGLSGLNMVYEAAGMHASLLGFCHESLILSDDLLGQALRCVRGIEVTDETLAVDQIAEVCLGGTGHYLGTDATLSRMQQDFVYPTLGDRTSPKEWAELDKPDLVEKATAKKLQILAERSPANFSPDLDQSIRAAFNIHLPS from the coding sequence ATGAACGACCAATCCCGATCCACTTCGCGCAGCGGCGGACGCGCTGCGCGCCGTGCTGCCCGTGCAGCCGCCCTGCCCGATCACCTGCGCCCCGTACGTCACGGTATGGAAAGCCGTGCGCTGAACCTGCTCGGCCAGCAGGACATGGAACGCATCCACTCTGCCGCGCTGGACGCGCTGGAAACCATCGGACTGGCCGACGCCCCGCAAAGCGGCATCGATTATCTGGTGGGTGCCGGCTGTACCTTGGGGGACGATGGCCGCATCCGGTTCCCCCGCGCATTGGTCGAGGACATGCTGACCAAGGCCAACCGCGATGTTGTGCTCTACAGTCGCGACGGCAAGACTGATCTGGATCTGAGCGGAGCTAAGGTCCACTACGGGACCGCGGGTGCTGCCGTGTCGATGGTGGATGCCAATGGCCGCAACTATCGCGATTCAACCGTGCAGGACCTGCACGATGCCGCGCGGATCTGTCAGCACCTCGACAACATTCACTTTGTCCAGCGCCCGATGGTCTGCCGTGACATCCCCGACAACCGCGAGATGGACCTGAACACCATCTATGCCTGCACATCCGGCACTTTTAAACACATCGGCACCTCGTTCACCGAGCCATCTTATGTGAAGCCCGCGCTGGAAATGCTCCACATGATCGCGGGTGGCGAGGACAAGTGGCGCGCGCGGCCCTTCATGTCAAATTCGAACTGTTTCGTCGTCCCGCCGATGAAATTCGCCACCGAGGCCTGCGAAGTGATGGAGGAATGCATCAAGGGCGGTATGCCCGTGCTGCTGTTGTCGGCTGGCATGGCAGGCGCCACCGCGCCCTCGACCGTGGCAGGCGCCATCGTGCAGGCCACCGCCGAATGTCTGGCCGGTCTGGTCTATGTCAACGCCGTCAAACCGGGTCATCCGGCGATCATGGGCACCTGGCCCTTTGGTCTGGACCTGCGAACTGGCGCGATGACCGTGGGCTCGGGCGAACAAGCCCTGCTGAGCGCGGGCTGCGCGCAGATGCACCGGTTCTATGACCTGCCGGGCGGCGCTGCTGCGGGGGCCGCCGATTCAAAGCTGCCTGACATGCAGGCGGGATGGGAACAGATGTGTTCGGCGGTCATGACCGGTCTTTCGGGTCTGAACATGGTCTATGAGGCCGCTGGTATGCATGCATCCCTGCTGGGATTCTGTCACGAAAGCCTGATCCTGAGCGACGACCTGCTGGGACAGGCCCTGCGCTGCGTACGCGGGATCGAGGTTACGGATGAGACGCTGGCGGTGGACCAGATCGCCGAGGTTTGCCTGGGCGGTACGGGACACTATTTGGGCACCGACGCGACGCTCAGCAGGATGCAGCAGGACTTTGTCTATCCCACCTTGGGCGACCGCACGTCGCCCAAGGAATGGGCCGAGCTGGACAAGCCAGATCTGGTGGAAAAGGCCACGGCCAAGAAGCTGCAAATCCTGGCTGAACGCTCGCCGGCAAACTTCTCACCCGATCTGGATCAGTCGATCCGCGCGGCATTCAACATTCACTTGCCATCGTAA
- a CDS encoding vitamin B12-dependent ribonucleotide reductase, with translation MKIERKFTKAGQDAYAELDFVSATSEIRNPDGTIVFKLDDIEVPSSWSQVASDVIAQKYFRKAGVPSRLKKVREKDVPEFLWRSVPDGDVELGGEISSKQVFDRLAGAWAYWGWKGGYFSTEDDARAYFDEMRYMLASQRAAPNSPQWFNTGLHWAYGIDGPAQGHHYVDYKTGKLTKSKSSYEHPQPHACFIQGVEDDLVNDGGIMDLWVREARLFKYGSGTGTNFSHLRGEGEPLSGGGKSSGLMGFLKIGDRAAGAIKSGGTTRRAAKMVIVDADHPDIEDFINWKVIEEQKVASIVAGSKMHEAKLNGIFEALRTWDGKAEDAYDPNHNDALKKAIREAKKVAIPETYVKRVLDYAKQGHTSIEFPTYDTDWDSEAYSSVSGQNSNNSIRVTNAFLKAIEKDADWELINRTDGKVARTVKARDLWAQVGHAAWACADPGIQYHDTVNEWHTCPEDGEIRGSNPCSEYMFLDDTACNLASMNLLTFLEDGKFQADDYMHTARLWTLTLEISVTMAQFPSKEIAQLSYDFRTLGLGYANIGGLLMNMGHGYDSDEGRALCGALTAIMTGVAYATSAEIAGELGPFAGYERNAKHMLRVMRNHRNAAHGAVHGYEKLAVKPVPLDHANCPDARLVDLAMSAWDEALSLGEKNGYRNAQATVIAPTGTIGLVMDCDTTGIEPDFALVKFKKLAGGGYFKIINRSVPAALEFQGYSSAQIEEIVSYAVGHGSIGNAPGINHTSLTGHGFGPNELRKVDEALESAFDIRFVFNQWTLGEEFCTGVLGIPADKLNDPTFDLLRHLGFTKADIDAANDHVCGTMTLEGAPHLKEEHYHIFDCANPCGKKGKRFLSVDSHITMMAAAQSFISGAISKTINMPNDATIEDCQKAYELSWSLGVKANALYRDGSKLSQPLAAALVEDDDEAAEVLESGSIQEKAAVLAEKVIEKVVVKEIIRSHREKLPHRRKGYTQKAVVGGHKVYLRTGEFEDGKLGEIFIDMHKEGAGFRAMMNNFAIAVSVGLQYGVPLEEFVDAFTFTKFEPAGMVQGNDSIKNATSILDYIFRELAVSYLDRTDLAHVKPEGATFDDIGRGEEEGVSNVSEISETAASKSLEVLKQISSTGYLRKRLPQDLVVLNGGQSGDTAVNGAADPVSTLQTIVPETATETAAAVGMDARTKAKMQGYEGEACGECGNYTLVRNGTCMKCNTCGATSGCS, from the coding sequence ATGAAGATAGAACGGAAATTCACCAAGGCAGGACAAGACGCCTATGCAGAGCTTGATTTTGTGTCGGCGACGTCTGAGATCCGCAATCCCGACGGCACGATCGTGTTCAAGCTGGATGACATCGAAGTGCCCTCGAGCTGGAGCCAGGTTGCCAGCGACGTCATCGCCCAGAAGTACTTCCGCAAAGCTGGCGTGCCCTCGCGCCTGAAGAAGGTTCGTGAAAAGGATGTTCCCGAATTCCTGTGGCGCTCGGTCCCCGATGGGGATGTCGAGTTGGGCGGCGAAATCTCGTCCAAGCAGGTGTTCGACCGTCTGGCGGGCGCTTGGGCCTATTGGGGCTGGAAGGGTGGCTATTTCTCGACCGAGGATGACGCGCGCGCCTATTTCGACGAGATGCGCTATATGCTGGCCTCGCAGCGCGCCGCACCGAACTCGCCCCAGTGGTTCAACACCGGTCTGCATTGGGCTTATGGCATCGACGGCCCGGCGCAGGGCCACCACTATGTCGACTACAAGACCGGCAAGCTGACCAAATCGAAATCGTCCTACGAGCATCCGCAGCCCCACGCGTGTTTCATTCAGGGCGTCGAGGATGATTTGGTCAACGACGGCGGTATCATGGATCTGTGGGTCCGTGAGGCGCGTCTGTTCAAATACGGCTCGGGCACTGGCACCAACTTCAGCCATTTGCGCGGCGAGGGCGAGCCCCTGTCCGGTGGCGGCAAGTCCTCGGGCCTGATGGGCTTCTTGAAAATCGGTGACCGGGCTGCCGGCGCGATCAAATCCGGCGGCACCACGCGGCGCGCGGCCAAGATGGTCATCGTCGACGCCGATCACCCTGATATCGAGGATTTCATCAACTGGAAGGTCATCGAAGAGCAGAAGGTGGCGAGCATCGTCGCGGGCTCCAAGATGCACGAAGCCAAGCTGAACGGCATCTTCGAGGCGCTGCGCACCTGGGACGGCAAGGCCGAGGACGCCTATGATCCGAACCACAACGACGCGCTGAAAAAGGCGATCCGCGAGGCCAAAAAGGTCGCGATCCCTGAAACCTACGTCAAGCGCGTGCTGGATTATGCCAAGCAGGGCCACACCAGCATCGAATTCCCAACCTATGACACCGATTGGGACAGCGAGGCCTACAGCTCGGTCTCGGGGCAGAACTCGAACAACTCAATCCGCGTCACCAACGCCTTCCTCAAGGCGATCGAGAAGGACGCCGATTGGGAGCTGATCAACCGCACCGACGGCAAGGTCGCTCGCACCGTCAAGGCGCGTGATCTTTGGGCGCAAGTGGGCCATGCGGCCTGGGCCTGTGCTGATCCGGGCATTCAGTACCACGACACCGTCAACGAGTGGCACACATGCCCCGAAGATGGTGAAATTCGCGGCTCAAACCCCTGTTCCGAATACATGTTCCTGGACGACACGGCCTGTAACCTGGCGTCGATGAACCTGCTGACCTTCCTTGAGGATGGCAAATTCCAGGCCGACGATTACATGCACACCGCGCGGTTGTGGACCCTGACGCTGGAAATCAGCGTGACCATGGCGCAGTTCCCGTCCAAGGAAATCGCGCAGCTGTCCTATGACTTCCGCACGCTGGGTCTAGGTTATGCCAACATTGGCGGTCTGCTGATGAACATGGGTCACGGCTATGACAGCGACGAGGGGCGCGCACTGTGTGGCGCTCTGACCGCGATCATGACGGGCGTGGCATATGCGACATCCGCCGAGATTGCCGGAGAGCTGGGGCCGTTTGCAGGCTACGAGCGCAACGCCAAGCACATGCTGCGCGTCATGCGCAACCATCGCAACGCGGCCCATGGCGCGGTGCACGGCTATGAAAAGCTGGCCGTGAAGCCGGTTCCGCTGGACCACGCCAACTGCCCCGACGCACGCTTGGTCGATCTGGCCATGTCGGCCTGGGACGAGGCGCTGAGCCTTGGCGAAAAGAACGGCTATCGCAATGCGCAGGCCACCGTGATCGCGCCCACTGGCACCATTGGTCTGGTGATGGATTGTGACACCACCGGGATTGAGCCGGACTTTGCGCTGGTGAAGTTCAAGAAGCTCGCGGGCGGCGGTTACTTCAAGATCATCAACCGCTCAGTTCCAGCTGCGCTGGAATTCCAAGGCTACAGCTCGGCCCAGATCGAAGAGATCGTGTCTTACGCCGTGGGGCATGGTTCCATCGGCAACGCGCCGGGGATCAACCACACCTCGCTGACCGGTCACGGCTTTGGCCCCAACGAGCTGCGAAAGGTCGATGAAGCACTGGAAAGCGCGTTCGACATCCGGTTTGTGTTCAACCAGTGGACCCTGGGCGAGGAGTTCTGCACTGGCGTTCTGGGTATCCCGGCGGACAAGCTGAACGATCCGACGTTCGACCTGCTGCGTCACTTGGGCTTTACCAAGGCGGACATTGACGCCGCAAACGATCACGTCTGTGGCACCATGACTCTGGAAGGGGCGCCGCACCTGAAGGAAGAGCACTATCACATCTTTGACTGTGCCAACCCCTGCGGCAAGAAGGGCAAGCGCTTCCTGTCGGTCGACAGCCACATCACCATGATGGCTGCGGCGCAGTCGTTCATCTCGGGTGCGATCTCGAAAACGATCAATATGCCCAATGATGCCACCATCGAAGATTGCCAGAAAGCCTATGAGCTCAGCTGGTCGCTGGGTGTCAAAGCCAATGCGCTCTATCGTGACGGCTCGAAACTCAGCCAGCCGCTGGCGGCCGCGCTGGTCGAAGACGACGATGAGGCGGCCGAGGTGCTGGAAAGCGGTTCGATCCAGGAAAAGGCCGCTGTGCTGGCCGAAAAGGTGATCGAAAAGGTTGTGGTCAAGGAGATCATCCGCAGCCACCGCGAAAAACTGCCCCATCGCCGCAAGGGGTACACCCAAAAGGCGGTTGTTGGCGGGCACAAGGTCTATCTGCGCACCGGCGAGTTCGAAGACGGCAAGCTGGGTGAAATCTTCATCGACATGCACAAGGAAGGCGCCGGCTTCCGCGCGATGATGAACAACTTTGCCATCGCCGTGTCGGTTGGTCTGCAATACGGCGTGCCGCTGGAAGAGTTCGTAGACGCCTTTACCTTCACCAAGTTCGAACCGGCCGGCATGGTGCAGGGCAACGACTCGATCAAGAACGCGACCTCGATCCTGGATTACATTTTCCGCGAGCTGGCGGTCAGCTATCTGGATCGCACCGATCTGGCACATGTGAAGCCCGAGGGCGCCACATTCGACGACATCGGTCGCGGCGAAGAAGAGGGCGTGTCGAACGTCAGCGAAATCAGTGAAACTGCGGCGTCCAAGTCGTTGGAAGTGCTGAAACAAATCAGCTCAACCGGCTATCTGCGTAAACGTCTGCCGCAGGATCTGGTGGTGCTGAACGGTGGCCAATCCGGCGACACGGCTGTGAACGGTGCGGCTGATCCTGTCAGCACGCTGCAGACCATCGTACCCGAAACGGCGACCGAGACCGCTGCTGCCGTCGGCATGGACGCCCGCACCAAGGCCAAGATGCAAGGCTACGAGGGCGAGGCCTGCGGCGAATGCGGAAACTACACGCTGGTGCGCAACGGCACCTGCATGAAGTGCAACACTTGCGGGGCGACGAGCGGCTGCTCGTAA
- a CDS encoding cytochrome c3 family protein → MLGFLRKLWGTIRRPSVHYSLGGLTMGGFLMGIIFWGGFNTALELTNTETFCTGCHEMRDNVFAELKTTIHYSNRSGVRATCPDCHVPHEWTPKIARKMQASKEVWGKIFGTINTREKFVAKRLELAQHEWARLKANDSLECRNCHSAESMDITRQSPRAADFHERLLFTGEKTCIDCHKGIAHELPNMKEAMLEGSVVLSSAQAAASDDLHDYLNQHAQH, encoded by the coding sequence ATGTTGGGTTTCCTGCGCAAACTCTGGGGCACCATAAGGCGCCCCAGCGTCCACTACAGCTTGGGCGGGCTGACGATGGGCGGCTTCCTTATGGGGATCATCTTTTGGGGCGGGTTCAACACCGCGCTTGAGCTGACCAATACCGAAACCTTCTGCACCGGCTGTCACGAAATGCGCGACAACGTCTTTGCCGAGCTGAAGACGACCATTCACTATTCCAACCGCTCGGGCGTGCGAGCCACGTGCCCCGATTGCCACGTGCCGCATGAATGGACGCCAAAGATCGCGCGCAAGATGCAGGCCAGCAAAGAAGTCTGGGGCAAGATTTTCGGTACCATCAACACGCGAGAGAAGTTTGTCGCGAAGCGATTGGAACTGGCACAGCACGAATGGGCGCGGCTCAAGGCCAACGATTCGCTGGAATGCCGCAACTGCCATTCGGCCGAGTCGATGGACATCACCCGGCAAAGTCCGCGCGCGGCCGACTTCCACGAGCGGCTTTTGTTCACCGGTGAAAAGACCTGCATCGATTGCCACAAGGGCATCGCGCATGAGTTGCCGAACATGAAAGAGGCGATGTTGGAGGGCAGTGTTGTGTTGTCGAGCGCGCAAGCAGCAGCCTCGGACGATTTGCACGATTATCTGAACCAGCACGCGCAACACTAA
- a CDS encoding nitrate reductase cytochrome c-type subunit, with protein MTRNIWIAAAVITFAGAAFAQEHVATLRSGTPLADNAEPPAIAKVVNSDLRQVRNYPEQPPLIPHKIDGYQIDLNANQCMQCHSRTAVEVSQAPMISITHFMSRDNQFLASVTPRRYFCNQCHVVQVEARALVENGFVDIDSVLEYVEKNKGSSD; from the coding sequence ATGACACGCAACATTTGGATTGCCGCAGCCGTCATCACCTTTGCCGGAGCCGCCTTTGCCCAAGAGCACGTGGCCACCCTGCGCTCGGGCACGCCGTTGGCGGACAACGCCGAACCGCCCGCGATTGCCAAGGTGGTGAATTCGGACCTGCGCCAGGTGCGCAACTATCCCGAGCAGCCGCCGCTGATCCCGCACAAGATCGACGGCTATCAGATCGACCTGAACGCCAACCAATGCATGCAGTGCCACAGCCGCACCGCGGTAGAGGTGAGCCAGGCGCCGATGATCTCGATCACGCATTTCATGAGCCGGGACAATCAGTTCCTCGCCTCGGTCACGCCGCGCCGGTATTTCTGCAACCAATGCCACGTGGTGCAGGTCGAGGCGCGCGCGCTGGTCGAGAACGGCTTTGTCGACATCGACAGCGTGCTTGAATATGTCGAGAAAAACAAAGGGAGCAGCGACTGA
- the napA gene encoding periplasmic nitrate reductase subunit alpha, producing the protein MPNLSRREVIKAQAVAAAAAAAGLPIPAAAQNLVTDAQLTDLKWSKAPCRFCGTGCSIMVATKAGRVVASHGDAEAEVNRGLNCVKGYFLSKIMYGQDRLTQPLLRKKDGVFHKDGAFEPVSWDEAFDIMADKWKATLKEKGPKGIGMFGSGQWTVWEGYAASKLMKAGFRSNNIDPNARHCMASAVVGFMRTFGIDEPMGCYDDFENADAFVLWGSNMAEMHPILWTRIADRRFSHPHVQVAVLSTFTHRSFDLADIPAIFEPQTDLAILNYIANYIIENDAVNKDFVSKHVNFKKGAQDIGYGLRPENPLQQAAANPDSGKSEPMSFEEFAEFVKPYTLDKAHEMSGVSKEALEKIAKLYADPNTKVMSLWTMGVNQHTRGVWVNNMIYNLHLLTGKISTPGNSPFSLTGQPSACGTAREVGTFSHRLPADMVVNNPDHRKKAEKIWKLPEGGVPDWVGSHAVKQNRDLKDGNINCYWVQVNNNMQAAPNMMEEGLPGYRNPDNFIVVSDAYPTVTAEAADLILPAAMWVEKEGAYGNAERRTQFWHQLVDAPGESKSDLWQLVEFSKRFTTDEVWPAELLDANPDYKGKTLYEVLYANGKVDSYPLDQTSDEYANHEAQDFGFYIQKGLFEEYAEFGRGKAHDLAPFDTYHEVRGLRWPVVDGKETKWRFKEGSDPYVTAGSDFEFYGHKDGKAIIFALPFEPAPEQPDEEYPFWLSTGRVLEHWHSGSMTQRVPELHKAIPDALVYMHPDDAEAMGVRRGSSVKVESRRGHILSRVETRGRNKPPKGLIFVPWFDARQLINKVTLDATDPLSKQTDFKKCAVKVVPVGA; encoded by the coding sequence ATGCCTAACTTGTCACGACGCGAAGTCATCAAAGCCCAGGCCGTTGCGGCCGCGGCGGCGGCGGCGGGGCTACCGATACCGGCAGCCGCGCAAAACCTGGTCACGGATGCACAGCTTACCGATTTGAAATGGTCCAAGGCGCCTTGCAGATTTTGCGGGACGGGCTGTTCTATCATGGTCGCGACCAAGGCCGGCCGTGTGGTGGCCAGCCACGGTGATGCCGAAGCTGAGGTGAACCGGGGCCTTAACTGCGTCAAAGGCTATTTCCTGTCCAAGATTATGTACGGTCAAGACCGGCTGACCCAGCCCTTGCTGCGCAAGAAAGACGGCGTCTTTCACAAGGATGGCGCGTTTGAACCGGTCAGCTGGGATGAGGCGTTCGACATCATGGCCGACAAGTGGAAGGCCACGTTGAAAGAGAAGGGGCCCAAGGGCATCGGCATGTTCGGCTCGGGCCAGTGGACCGTGTGGGAAGGATACGCTGCGTCCAAGCTGATGAAGGCCGGGTTCCGCTCGAACAACATCGACCCCAACGCGCGCCATTGCATGGCGAGTGCGGTTGTGGGCTTCATGCGGACCTTTGGCATTGACGAGCCGATGGGCTGTTATGACGATTTCGAGAACGCGGACGCCTTTGTGCTCTGGGGCTCGAACATGGCCGAGATGCACCCGATCCTGTGGACGCGTATCGCAGACCGCCGGTTCAGTCACCCTCATGTTCAGGTCGCAGTGTTGTCGACCTTTACCCACCGCAGCTTTGATCTGGCGGACATTCCGGCGATCTTTGAACCCCAGACCGATCTGGCGATCCTGAACTACATCGCCAACTACATCATCGAAAACGATGCGGTGAACAAAGACTTCGTGTCCAAGCACGTCAACTTCAAGAAAGGTGCGCAGGATATCGGTTACGGTCTGCGCCCCGAAAACCCGCTGCAACAGGCCGCCGCAAACCCCGATAGCGGCAAATCCGAACCCATGTCGTTCGAAGAATTCGCCGAGTTTGTGAAGCCCTATACGCTCGATAAGGCGCATGAGATGTCGGGCGTGTCGAAAGAGGCGCTGGAAAAGATCGCCAAGCTCTATGCCGATCCCAACACCAAGGTCATGTCGCTGTGGACCATGGGCGTGAACCAGCACACGCGCGGTGTCTGGGTCAACAACATGATCTACAACCTGCACCTGTTGACCGGCAAAATCTCGACCCCCGGCAACTCTCCCTTCTCGTTGACGGGGCAGCCCTCGGCCTGTGGCACGGCGCGCGAGGTCGGAACATTCTCGCACCGTCTGCCGGCCGACATGGTTGTGAACAACCCCGATCACCGCAAGAAGGCCGAAAAGATCTGGAAGCTGCCCGAGGGTGGCGTGCCGGATTGGGTGGGCTCGCACGCCGTGAAACAGAACCGCGACCTGAAGGATGGCAACATCAACTGCTATTGGGTGCAGGTGAACAACAACATGCAGGCCGCGCCCAACATGATGGAGGAGGGGCTGCCGGGTTATCGCAACCCTGACAACTTCATCGTGGTGTCGGATGCTTATCCGACCGTGACGGCCGAAGCCGCCGATCTGATCTTGCCTGCTGCCATGTGGGTCGAGAAAGAAGGCGCATATGGCAACGCTGAACGTCGGACGCAGTTCTGGCATCAGCTGGTCGATGCACCCGGCGAATCCAAATCGGACCTGTGGCAGCTGGTCGAGTTTTCGAAACGCTTCACCACGGATGAGGTTTGGCCCGCCGAGTTGCTCGATGCCAACCCCGACTATAAGGGCAAAACGCTTTACGAAGTGCTTTATGCCAACGGCAAGGTGGATTCCTATCCGCTGGATCAAACCTCGGACGAATACGCCAACCACGAGGCGCAGGATTTCGGGTTCTACATCCAGAAGGGCCTGTTCGAGGAATATGCTGAATTCGGACGCGGCAAGGCGCATGATCTGGCACCCTTTGATACGTATCACGAGGTGCGCGGTCTGCGGTGGCCTGTCGTCGACGGAAAAGAGACCAAGTGGCGCTTCAAGGAAGGGTCCGATCCTTATGTCACCGCGGGAAGCGATTTTGAGTTCTACGGTCACAAGGACGGCAAAGCGATCATCTTTGCGCTGCCGTTTGAACCGGCCCCCGAACAGCCCGACGAAGAATACCCGTTCTGGCTGTCCACTGGCCGCGTGCTGGAACATTGGCATTCGGGTTCTATGACCCAGCGGGTGCCGGAACTGCACAAGGCGATCCCGGATGCGCTGGTGTACATGCATCCCGATGATGCCGAGGCGATGGGGGTCCGACGGGGTTCTTCGGTCAAGGTGGAATCGCGGCGTGGGCATATCCTGAGCCGGGTTGAAACGCGCGGGCGCAACAAACCGCCCAAGGGGCTGATCTTTGTGCCCTGGTTCGATGCGCGCCAGCTGATCAACAAGGTCACGCTGGATGCCACCGATCCGCTGTCGAAACAGACCGACTTTAAAAAGTGTGCGGTCAAAGTCGTACCAGTGGGGGCCTGA
- a CDS encoding chaperone NapD — protein MKDEVHISSLLLRADPANLDAVCARVLTHDGAEVAMTDDTGKIIVTLETDSEAVIVEHMNSLSLLDGVVSVALVYHQKEQGL, from the coding sequence ATGAAGGATGAGGTCCATATCTCGAGCCTGCTACTCAGGGCGGATCCGGCCAACCTGGATGCGGTTTGCGCACGGGTTCTGACACATGACGGCGCCGAAGTCGCCATGACGGACGACACCGGAAAGATCATCGTCACGCTGGAGACGGACAGCGAAGCGGTGATCGTCGAACACATGAATTCATTGAGCCTGCTCGACGGCGTGGTCAGCGTGGCTCTGGTCTATCACCAAAAAGAACAAGGTCTTTAA